The Microcoleus sp. AS-A8 genome has a segment encoding these proteins:
- a CDS encoding cytochrome P450, translating into MTLPDGPQTPQFLRMLKLIFRPLDYLDQYSQRYGDIFKVGGKKGPPFVYVGNPEAVKQIFTADPEQFISGRGNGVLRYLLGDNSLIMLDGESHERQRRLLMPPFHGDRLRTYSQLICNITQEITDEWTMGNPFVVRPFMQEITLRVILRAVFGLDEGERFEQLRRLLNFMLDALGTPLSSTLLFFPSLRQDWGPLSPWGRFLRIKQQVRQLLYDEIRERREQGDFSRTDILTLLLSARDEAGQPMTDEELHDELMTLLVAGHETTASALTWAFYWIHHLPEVHDKLMADLETLGDGFDPMEMARLPYLSAICSETLRIYPIAPSTFIRILKSPMEIAGYQFEAGTALMPSIYLIHQREDIYPEPKRFKPERFLERQYSPYEYFPFGGSNRRCIGAALAQLEMKLVIATIMSRFQLGLTSNHPIKPVRRGLTLAPPAGMQMVAIAPRLQKTPVRA; encoded by the coding sequence ATGACACTACCTGATGGGCCACAAACGCCGCAATTTCTAAGGATGCTCAAGCTGATTTTTCGCCCCTTGGACTACCTGGATCAATATTCCCAACGTTATGGCGACATCTTCAAGGTAGGAGGGAAAAAAGGACCACCTTTTGTTTATGTCGGTAATCCAGAAGCGGTTAAGCAGATTTTTACTGCCGATCCAGAGCAATTTATATCGGGTAGAGGGAATGGAGTTTTACGATATCTGCTGGGGGACAACTCCCTAATCATGCTCGATGGTGAGAGCCACGAACGCCAGCGACGGTTGTTGATGCCCCCCTTTCATGGCGATCGCCTACGGACTTACAGCCAGCTCATCTGTAACATAACTCAGGAAATAACAGACGAGTGGACGATGGGCAACCCCTTTGTCGTTCGTCCCTTCATGCAAGAGATTACCTTACGGGTAATTTTACGAGCTGTGTTTGGGTTGGATGAAGGAGAGCGCTTTGAGCAACTGAGGCGCTTGCTCAATTTCATGCTAGATGCGCTGGGCACTCCCCTCAGTTCCACCTTGCTGTTTTTCCCCTCACTCCGCCAGGATTGGGGGCCACTCAGTCCGTGGGGACGTTTTTTGCGAATCAAGCAGCAAGTCCGACAGCTACTTTATGACGAGATTCGGGAACGCCGGGAGCAAGGTGACTTCTCTCGCACTGATATTCTTACCTTACTGCTGTCCGCTCGTGACGAAGCCGGTCAACCGATGACGGATGAGGAGTTACACGATGAGTTGATGACACTCCTGGTTGCTGGACATGAAACCACCGCTTCAGCTCTAACCTGGGCATTTTACTGGATTCATCATCTCCCAGAAGTGCATGACAAGCTGATGGCGGATTTAGAGACGCTGGGTGATGGATTCGATCCAATGGAAATGGCTCGACTTCCCTACCTGAGTGCGATTTGCTCTGAAACGCTGCGGATTTATCCCATTGCTCCGAGTACCTTCATTAGAATTCTCAAATCACCCATGGAGATTGCGGGGTATCAGTTTGAAGCGGGTACGGCGCTGATGCCTTCGATTTATCTGATCCATCAACGAGAGGATATTTACCCAGAACCCAAGCGTTTTAAACCAGAGCGCTTCTTAGAAAGGCAATATTCCCCTTACGAATATTTTCCCTTTGGTGGCAGCAACCGTCGCTGTATCGGAGCGGCATTGGCGCAACTTGAGATGAAATTAGTCATTGCTACCATCATGTCGCGTTTTCAGCTAGGGCTAACCAGTAATCATCCCATCAAGCCAGTACGTCGGGGCTTAACTTTAGCTCCCCCCGCAGGGATGCAGATGGTTGCGATCGCACCTCGGCTTCAGAAAACTCCAGTGAGGGCGTGA
- a CDS encoding GNAT family N-acetyltransferase, translated as MSDIDDVYSHYLDNGGTFLVLLDQERVVGSGAIRRLNDDICELKRMWFLKEYRGRGLANNMVQLLLDFARNAGYKKVRLDLFDEQKQAQALEFYKRIGFYAIAPYNDSFCTVFMEKDL; from the coding sequence ATGTCTGACATAGATGATGTCTACTCGCACTACTTGGACAACGGCGGCACATTCTTAGTACTGCTCGATCAGGAAAGGGTCGTTGGCAGTGGAGCTATCCGACGGTTGAACGATGACATCTGTGAACTCAAGCGTATGTGGTTTCTTAAAGAGTACCGAGGGCGAGGTTTAGCCAATAACATGGTTCAGTTGCTTTTAGATTTTGCTCGAAATGCAGGCTATAAAAAAGTCAGACTCGACCTCTTTGACGAACAAAAACAAGCACAAGCACTAGAGTTTTATAAGCGGATAGGATTTTATGCGATCGCTCCCTACAACGATAGTTTCTGTACTGTGTTTATGGAGAAAGATCTATAA
- a CDS encoding ATP-binding protein, with protein sequence MSLLKVKLIPKPKGSITRETLLKMAVRIALVIVGSTGLSYLHLMSILENQTLRQLEKYIVERGQRESSIFTLAEDNHGVLDQELRRRLDEVGNQDPQAEFNRLFMRSKDGVIRNRSEGFDRSRQPGVYLGKNLKLNAEIRRRILTFYNLVMSYGPSWRSRFQNTYINAPENMVVMYWPEVPWADNATADLYIPDEEYFWIADPEHNPSRQTICTGLYYDKVARNWIVSCETPVDRAGKHIATLGHDIVLNELLDRTLQDRLPGTYNIIFRADGRLIAHPNKMDQIKDKNGKLEIIQSGDSHLTRIFQLVKNLNSGQVVVENTKDKEYLAVAKLQVPDWYFVTVFPKSILSGVALENAQFVLILGGISLLVEIMVLLFVLRQQVATPLNNLMVATEQIAAGDFNIHLDTTRQDELGRLAHSFNVMAAEVYAREAGLKQAQEALQKTDKLKDEFLANTSHELRTPLNGIIGIAESLIEGATGKLSPGTISNLTMIVTSGRRLANLVNDILDFSKLRHQTITLQLKPVALREIAEVVLTLSKPLVRHKNLQLINTIPPDLPPVMADENRLQQILQNLIGNAIKFTDSGRVEVSAQLVRSARDEEIETWREGERIPASKVAAQSAMQNLKSTIQITVTDTGIGIPEDKLDRIFESFEQADGSTARIYGGTGLGLAITGKLVELHGGEIWVESSLDQGSRFTFTLPVTQVSESGSFGSHVSSLRYQLPSSSALRPVFSVYDPGQSMDDEEQMTRNEELVLADLREQLAHDQQRPYKILVVDDEPINRRVLVNHLSLYHYEVTEASSGFEALSLLAEGFKPDLILLDVMMPRMTGYEVTCKIRETWQANELPIVLLTARNQVSDLVVGLEAGANDYLTKPIAKDELLARIKTHCTQAAIFLENTRLYLELQASETRERERAMQLAQSLQQVQQMQLQLVQSEKMVSIGQLVAGVAHEINNPVSFIAGNLSYAETSIQDLIHLLKLYQQYYPQPASEIIREIEEIDLLFLLEDLPKLICSLKVGTDRIHQLSTSLRTFSRSDTSTKVTFNLHEGIDSTLIILKHRLKANGPRPEIRVIKEYGDLPLVNGYPEQLNQVFLNLLANAIDALDEVIQSQVEQKNEANLRQIIIRTEVSQDEQWVSIRIKDNGVGMNEEVKQKVFDYLFTTKPVGQGTGLGLSISRQIVTEKHGGKLTCISSPGKGSEFIIEIPV encoded by the coding sequence ATGTCACTGTTGAAAGTCAAACTCATCCCCAAACCTAAAGGCTCGATTACCCGTGAAACGTTGCTCAAGATGGCGGTGAGGATTGCCTTAGTCATCGTTGGCTCGACGGGTCTCAGCTACTTGCATTTGATGTCGATTCTAGAAAACCAGACTCTGAGACAACTAGAGAAATATATTGTCGAACGGGGACAGCGGGAAAGTAGTATCTTTACCCTGGCAGAAGACAACCATGGGGTACTCGATCAGGAACTCAGGCGCAGACTAGATGAAGTAGGCAACCAAGACCCCCAAGCCGAATTCAATCGGCTGTTCATGCGTTCCAAAGATGGTGTGATTCGTAATCGCTCTGAAGGCTTTGATCGCAGTCGCCAGCCGGGAGTTTACCTGGGCAAAAACCTGAAGCTCAACGCAGAAATTCGCCGCCGCATCCTTACTTTCTATAATTTGGTGATGTCCTATGGGCCTTCCTGGCGCAGCCGGTTTCAAAACACTTACATTAACGCTCCGGAAAACATGGTTGTCATGTACTGGCCCGAAGTTCCTTGGGCTGATAATGCCACAGCCGATCTCTACATCCCGGATGAGGAATATTTCTGGATTGCTGACCCAGAGCATAACCCAAGCCGTCAGACCATTTGTACCGGACTTTACTATGATAAGGTCGCCAGAAATTGGATCGTTTCCTGTGAAACCCCTGTGGATCGAGCAGGCAAACACATTGCTACATTAGGGCATGACATTGTTCTGAATGAACTGTTGGATCGAACCCTGCAAGACCGCTTACCAGGTACCTATAACATCATCTTTCGGGCAGACGGTCGCTTGATTGCCCATCCCAACAAGATGGATCAAATCAAAGACAAGAACGGCAAATTGGAAATAATCCAATCTGGAGACTCCCATCTAACCCGGATTTTTCAGTTAGTGAAAAATCTGAATTCCGGACAGGTTGTGGTTGAAAATACTAAGGATAAAGAGTATCTTGCTGTTGCCAAGCTACAGGTTCCTGACTGGTACTTTGTCACTGTTTTTCCCAAGTCTATTCTCTCAGGTGTCGCCTTAGAGAATGCCCAGTTCGTCCTAATTTTAGGCGGTATTTCTTTGCTCGTTGAAATTATGGTTCTGTTGTTTGTCTTGCGCCAACAGGTTGCCACTCCCCTGAATAATTTGATGGTTGCCACCGAGCAGATTGCTGCCGGAGACTTTAATATTCACCTAGATACAACACGGCAAGATGAACTGGGACGATTGGCGCATTCGTTCAACGTGATGGCCGCTGAGGTTTATGCCCGTGAGGCAGGACTCAAACAAGCGCAGGAAGCCTTGCAAAAAACTGACAAACTCAAGGATGAATTTTTAGCCAATACTTCTCACGAACTCCGCACACCTTTGAATGGAATTATTGGTATTGCTGAGTCCCTAATTGAAGGTGCAACTGGCAAGCTGTCTCCAGGTACGATTTCCAATCTGACAATGATCGTTACCAGTGGACGGCGACTGGCTAACTTAGTCAATGATATTTTGGATTTCTCCAAGCTCAGACACCAGACCATTACACTGCAATTGAAGCCAGTAGCACTGCGAGAAATTGCAGAAGTTGTCCTGACCCTCAGTAAGCCTTTAGTCCGTCACAAAAATTTGCAACTCATTAATACGATTCCTCCAGATTTGCCCCCAGTGATGGCAGATGAAAACCGTTTACAACAAATCTTGCAAAATCTTATCGGTAATGCGATTAAGTTTACCGATAGTGGCCGCGTGGAAGTATCCGCCCAGCTCGTTAGGAGTGCAAGAGATGAGGAAATCGAAACCTGGAGAGAGGGAGAACGTATCCCAGCTTCTAAGGTAGCGGCGCAGAGCGCGATGCAAAATCTAAAATCCACAATCCAAATCACAGTCACCGACACGGGCATTGGGATTCCAGAGGATAAACTAGACCGCATCTTTGAGTCCTTTGAGCAAGCCGATGGCTCAACCGCTCGAATCTATGGTGGGACTGGCTTAGGATTGGCAATTACGGGGAAACTGGTGGAACTGCACGGTGGGGAGATTTGGGTCGAATCCTCACTCGATCAAGGATCGCGATTTACTTTCACCCTACCCGTGACTCAGGTGTCAGAAAGCGGTAGTTTTGGCTCCCATGTCTCCAGTCTGCGCTATCAACTGCCTTCGTCCTCCGCCCTCCGTCCTGTGTTCTCGGTTTATGACCCAGGTCAAAGCATGGATGACGAGGAACAGATGACGCGTAATGAAGAACTGGTTTTGGCAGACTTGCGAGAACAATTGGCGCATGACCAACAGCGGCCTTACAAAATTCTGGTTGTGGATGATGAGCCAATCAATCGTCGAGTGTTGGTCAATCATCTGTCTTTGTATCACTATGAAGTGACTGAGGCATCCTCCGGTTTTGAAGCACTATCACTTTTGGCAGAAGGGTTCAAACCTGACTTGATCTTGCTCGATGTGATGATGCCCCGCATGACAGGTTATGAGGTTACGTGCAAAATCCGCGAAACATGGCAGGCCAATGAGTTGCCCATTGTATTGCTCACGGCTAGAAACCAAGTCTCGGATCTGGTTGTTGGCTTAGAAGCAGGAGCCAATGATTATTTGACCAAGCCAATTGCTAAGGATGAGCTCTTGGCGCGGATTAAAACCCACTGTACCCAGGCTGCAATCTTCTTGGAAAATACTCGTCTTTATCTGGAATTACAAGCATCGGAAACAAGGGAACGAGAGCGTGCTATGCAACTCGCTCAATCCTTACAACAAGTTCAACAGATGCAACTTCAACTGGTACAGAGTGAAAAAATGGTGAGTATTGGCCAACTCGTGGCGGGAGTCGCCCACGAAATTAATAATCCTGTGAGCTTTATCGCTGGCAATCTGAGTTATGCCGAGACATCGATTCAAGATTTAATTCATCTGTTGAAACTGTATCAACAATATTATCCTCAGCCTGCATCAGAGATTATAAGGGAAATTGAGGAAATTGATTTGCTCTTTTTGCTCGAAGATTTACCCAAATTAATTTGTTCTTTGAAAGTGGGAACAGACCGTATCCACCAGCTCAGTACCTCGTTACGAACCTTCTCCCGATCAGATACCTCAACCAAGGTGACGTTTAATTTACATGAAGGGATTGACAGCACCTTAATTATTTTAAAGCATCGTCTCAAAGCCAATGGGCCTCGTCCTGAAATTCGAGTCATCAAAGAGTATGGTGATTTGCCGCTCGTGAACGGCTATCCCGAACAGCTCAATCAGGTGTTTCTCAATCTTCTTGCTAATGCCATTGATGCCTTAGATGAGGTAATCCAGAGTCAAGTTGAACAAAAGAATGAAGCGAACCTCAGACAGATTATAATCCGCACAGAGGTTTCCCAGGATGAGCAATGGGTGAGTATCCGAATCAAGGATAATGGAGTAGGCATGAATGAAGAGGTCAAACAAAAGGTATTTGACTATCTGTTCACGACCAAACCCGTGGGGCAAGGGACAGGACTGGGCTTATCAATCAGTCGTCAGATTGTGACCGAAAAACATGGCGGCAAACTGACTTGCATTTCTTCACCAGGAAAAGGTTCAGAATTCATCATTGAAATTCCAGTATAG
- a CDS encoding sulfate ABC transporter substrate-binding protein produces MSSRQSQKKKSWMKALKRQMVAIMNRRNWQFQPLRRKTNQGFVLLLAWTLSVCLFMPTCVQNTISPTISPASQTQLTRQQRKPIELTLVSFAVTRAAYTEIIPLFQQRWRREHNQEVRFRHSFAGSSTQTRAVINGLPTDVVHLALAPDVNEIQKAGLIQPGWEKRLSHNSIVTHTVGAIVTRGGNPKQIQTWSDMTKPGVSVITADPKTSGIARWNFLAFWGSVTQTGGTEVQAWDFVTRVFRNVQVLAKDAREATDLFLRQHQGDVLINYENELILAAQEGLAKDAVVIIPEVNISIDNPIAVVDKYVDRRGTREVAEAFVQFLYTPEAQRAFAKVGFRPLDPVVAQEFSDQFPPVRKLFTVEAFGGWNAIHEKFFQDGGVFDQIQSNLRVTEKLGLKLLILT; encoded by the coding sequence ATGTCATCTCGTCAGTCACAAAAAAAGAAGTCATGGATGAAAGCACTCAAGAGGCAGATGGTGGCTATCATGAATCGTCGAAATTGGCAATTTCAACCCTTGAGGCGAAAGACAAATCAAGGGTTTGTGTTGCTGCTAGCTTGGACCCTCAGCGTCTGTCTATTCATGCCGACTTGTGTACAGAATACGATTTCGCCCACTATATCCCCTGCATCCCAGACACAACTGACTCGCCAACAGCGTAAACCGATTGAGCTGACGCTGGTTTCCTTTGCTGTGACACGAGCCGCTTACACTGAAATTATTCCTCTGTTTCAACAGAGATGGAGACGAGAGCATAACCAGGAAGTCAGATTTCGACATAGCTTTGCTGGCTCTAGCACCCAAACCCGTGCCGTGATTAATGGACTCCCAACCGATGTAGTCCATCTGGCTCTGGCACCGGATGTCAACGAAATCCAGAAAGCTGGGTTGATCCAGCCAGGATGGGAAAAAAGACTTTCACATAACAGTATTGTGACTCATACCGTGGGGGCAATTGTCACGCGTGGAGGGAATCCAAAACAAATCCAGACCTGGTCTGATATGACTAAGCCCGGAGTTTCGGTGATTACCGCTGATCCCAAAACGTCAGGGATTGCCCGCTGGAATTTTCTAGCTTTTTGGGGGTCAGTGACTCAGACTGGGGGAACTGAGGTACAAGCCTGGGATTTTGTAACGAGGGTTTTTCGGAATGTTCAGGTGTTAGCCAAAGATGCCCGTGAAGCAACAGACTTGTTTTTGCGGCAACATCAGGGGGATGTTCTGATTAACTATGAAAACGAGCTAATCTTAGCAGCTCAAGAAGGTTTGGCTAAAGATGCCGTCGTCATTATTCCCGAAGTTAATATTTCCATCGACAATCCGATCGCAGTCGTTGATAAGTATGTTGATCGCAGAGGAACTCGCGAAGTTGCAGAAGCATTCGTGCAATTTCTTTATACCCCTGAAGCCCAGCGTGCGTTTGCCAAAGTAGGATTTCGACCGTTAGATCCAGTGGTGGCTCAAGAGTTCTCCGACCAGTTTCCCCCTGTCAGGAAATTGTTTACAGTGGAGGCATTCGGTGGATGGAACGCCATCCATGAGAAGTTCTTTCAGGATGGTGGAGTGTTCGATCAAATCCAAAGCAATCTGCGCGTTACCGAAAAACTGGGTTTAAAGCTGCTCATCCTCACATAA
- a CDS encoding transposase — protein MIVLEFKAKGKTNQYSAIDDAIRTTQFVRNKAIRHWMDSRGVGQKELYRLSKALREEFPFVKALNSSACQAAIERAYSSIARFYSNCKKSILGKKGYPQFQKNCRSVEYKTSGWSLSETRKSITFTDKKGIGKLKLKGTWDLNFYQLEQIKRVRLIRRADGYYVQFLVSAENKVDADLTGKMIGLDVGLKDFYTDSNGHTEPNRKFYRTGEKRLKFRQRRVSRKNIGSANRRKAINRLGRVHLKISRQRQEHAKRVARCVTQSNDLVAYEDLRIKNLVKNHCLSKSINDAGWYQFRKWLEYFGAKFGKITVAVNPAYTSQECSKCGTVIKKSLSMRTHACQCGFVLDRDWNAAVNILKLALSTTGHVGTWVIDPNASGDSASTLIGAILSGQAGSMNEESPWL, from the coding sequence ATGATAGTCCTGGAGTTCAAGGCTAAGGGGAAGACAAATCAATACTCCGCAATAGACGACGCGATCAGAACAACTCAATTTGTCCGCAACAAAGCCATTCGCCATTGGATGGATAGCCGAGGTGTAGGACAGAAAGAGCTGTATCGCCTTAGCAAAGCACTCAGAGAAGAGTTCCCCTTTGTTAAAGCCCTGAATTCTAGTGCTTGCCAAGCAGCTATCGAGAGAGCCTATAGTTCAATTGCTCGATTCTATAGCAACTGCAAAAAGTCTATTCTAGGAAAAAAGGGATATCCACAATTTCAGAAAAACTGTCGGTCAGTAGAATACAAAACATCTGGCTGGTCATTATCTGAAACTCGCAAATCAATCACTTTCACAGATAAGAAGGGAATTGGCAAGCTTAAACTCAAAGGAACGTGGGATTTAAACTTCTACCAGTTAGAACAGATAAAACGGGTTAGGTTGATACGTCGTGCTGATGGCTACTACGTTCAATTCTTAGTGAGTGCTGAGAATAAAGTAGATGCAGATCTAACAGGAAAAATGATCGGACTAGACGTAGGGCTTAAAGACTTCTACACCGATTCCAATGGTCATACGGAACCTAATCGTAAGTTTTATCGAACAGGCGAGAAGCGGTTGAAGTTTAGACAACGGCGCGTTTCTCGTAAAAATATTGGCTCTGCCAACCGAAGAAAGGCCATTAATCGACTAGGACGAGTACACCTCAAAATAAGTAGGCAACGTCAAGAACATGCCAAGCGAGTGGCACGTTGCGTAACCCAATCTAACGATTTGGTCGCCTATGAAGATTTGAGGATTAAGAACTTAGTCAAAAATCACTGTCTCTCCAAGTCTATTAATGATGCAGGTTGGTATCAATTCAGAAAATGGTTAGAGTATTTCGGAGCTAAGTTCGGCAAGATAACCGTTGCGGTCAATCCTGCCTATACTTCTCAGGAATGTTCTAAGTGCGGCACTGTGATCAAAAAGTCCCTATCTATGAGAACTCACGCTTGTCAGTGTGGGTTTGTCCTAGACAGAGACTGGAATGCTGCCGTCAATATTCTGAAATTAGCCTTGAGTACCACAGGGCATGTGGGAACTTGGGTCATAGACCCGAACGCTTCGGGAGATTCGGCCTCTACTCTGATTGGAGCAATCCTATCAGGGCAAGCTGGGTCTATGAACGAAGAATCTCCGTGGCTTTAG
- the rbsK gene encoding ribokinase, translating to MQSIIVFGSINMDLVTKTPRLPVAGETLIGYEFFTAGGGKGANQAVAAARLGISTQMVGRLGNDDFGRQLLRHLQAAGVQTDGVLVDETTSSGVAVITVDDAGENNIIIIGGANGRLNETDVERLRSRLPGAAALLMQLEIPMATVQLAAQAAHSAGVPVILDPAPAQDIPDDLYPLIDIITPNQLEASQLVGFPVDGQEAARQASAELQQRGVSTVIVKLGDRGVFCATAEETFFVPAFSVQAVDTVAAGDAFNGALAVALAQGRLLREAVVWGAAAGALSATKAGAQPSLPDRETFEAFLKQRS from the coding sequence ATGCAATCAATCATTGTCTTCGGCAGCATTAACATGGATTTAGTCACCAAGACCCCTCGGTTACCCGTTGCCGGAGAAACACTTATAGGGTATGAATTTTTTACAGCCGGGGGCGGAAAAGGAGCAAATCAAGCTGTTGCAGCAGCGCGGCTGGGTATCTCCACTCAAATGGTGGGACGTTTAGGAAATGATGATTTTGGGCGTCAACTGCTGCGTCATTTACAAGCCGCAGGTGTTCAGACGGATGGCGTATTGGTAGACGAGACAACGAGTTCTGGCGTTGCTGTGATTACGGTGGATGATGCCGGAGAAAACAACATCATCATTATTGGGGGTGCCAATGGACGGCTGAATGAAACTGACGTGGAACGCCTCCGTAGCCGATTGCCAGGGGCAGCCGCTTTGCTGATGCAGTTGGAGATTCCGATGGCAACCGTACAGTTAGCAGCGCAAGCAGCACACTCGGCAGGAGTACCCGTGATTCTTGACCCAGCACCGGCTCAAGATATTCCAGATGACCTTTACCCACTGATCGATATTATTACTCCCAATCAGTTGGAAGCGTCTCAGTTAGTCGGTTTTCCTGTAGATGGACAAGAGGCAGCGCGTCAGGCGTCGGCTGAGTTACAACAACGAGGTGTCAGTACGGTAATTGTGAAATTAGGCGATCGCGGTGTCTTCTGTGCGACGGCAGAGGAAACGTTCTTCGTCCCGGCGTTCTCCGTCCAAGCGGTTGATACGGTTGCGGCGGGTGATGCCTTCAATGGTGCTCTAGCAGTCGCTTTGGCTCAAGGGCGTTTGTTGCGAGAAGCGGTGGTGTGGGGAGCAGCAGCTGGGGCACTTTCAGCAACGAAAGCGGGGGCGCAACCTTCCCTACCTGATCGGGAGACGTTTGAAGCGTTTCTTAAACAACGGAGCTGA
- a CDS encoding PadR family transcriptional regulator — protein sequence MAIAHAILVSLIECSASGYDLGKRFESSVGFFWKATHQQIYRELTKLEEQGWISAEVIAQENRPDKKLYSVTELGKQQLIEWMVQPGEPTPIKDDLLVKIFAGYLAPKETILAELERHRQLHQERLKTYQDIEQRVFQNPQSLSQTNKFHYLTLRKGIGYEMDWITWCDEAIELLKQD from the coding sequence ATGGCGATCGCGCACGCGATTTTGGTATCCCTGATTGAATGTTCCGCGAGTGGCTATGACCTGGGAAAGCGATTTGAGTCTTCAGTCGGTTTTTTTTGGAAAGCCACCCACCAGCAAATTTATCGGGAACTCACCAAACTCGAAGAGCAAGGCTGGATTAGTGCAGAGGTCATTGCTCAAGAAAACCGCCCCGATAAAAAGCTCTACAGCGTTACAGAACTCGGAAAGCAACAGTTGATTGAGTGGATGGTTCAACCGGGCGAACCGACTCCCATCAAAGACGATTTATTGGTTAAAATCTTTGCTGGCTATCTGGCTCCTAAAGAAACGATTTTGGCTGAATTAGAGCGTCATCGCCAACTTCACCAGGAACGATTAAAGACTTACCAAGATATAGAACAAAGAGTCTTTCAAAATCCTCAATCCCTCTCCCAAACTAACAAGTTTCATTATCTAACTCTCCGCAAAGGCATTGGTTACGAGATGGATTGGATTACTTGGTGTGACGAAGCTATTGAACTGCTGAAACAAGACTAA
- a CDS encoding phosphotransacetylase family protein, with amino-acid sequence MAKSAKYLLVGSTEAYCGKSATILGVAHQLKQKGLEIAYGKPLGTCLKDSCPNGMEEDLRFIPQVLNLPPKRVYSSLLSLDAQSIEKRLRGEDSTNYRQSLKQYIQEPSGDLMVLEGPGTLSEGSLFDLSLLEVAQEIDACVLLVARFHSVLIVETLLSAKERLGKHLLGVVINDIPADELSMAQSTVRPFLERQGIPVLAMLPRSPLLRSVSVRELVHQLQAEVLCRSDRLDLLVESLTIGAMNVNAALGYFRKRNNMAVVTGGDRADIQMAALETSTQCLILTGHMPPQPFILNRAEELEIPVLSVDLDTLTTVEIIDCAFGQVRLHEPIKVQCIQQLMDQYFDINRLMSQLGLETIVSAHS; translated from the coding sequence GTGGCAAAATCCGCTAAATATCTGCTGGTTGGGTCAACAGAGGCTTACTGCGGTAAGTCAGCGACAATTTTGGGCGTTGCCCATCAGCTGAAACAAAAAGGGCTAGAGATCGCCTATGGAAAACCACTAGGAACCTGTCTGAAAGATAGTTGCCCGAATGGAATGGAAGAAGATCTCCGGTTTATCCCACAAGTACTCAATTTGCCCCCAAAGCGGGTATATTCCTCCCTACTCTCTTTGGACGCCCAGAGCATTGAAAAACGCCTGCGGGGAGAGGACTCAACTAATTATCGTCAATCTCTAAAACAGTATATCCAAGAACCAAGCGGCGATTTAATGGTGTTGGAGGGGCCAGGAACTCTGAGTGAGGGGAGTTTGTTTGATCTATCCCTCCTGGAAGTGGCTCAAGAAATTGACGCTTGTGTCTTGCTAGTGGCTCGGTTTCATTCGGTTTTGATCGTAGAGACTCTATTGTCGGCTAAAGAACGCCTAGGTAAGCATTTGCTGGGAGTTGTGATTAACGATATTCCCGCCGACGAACTGTCGATGGCTCAATCAACCGTGCGACCGTTTCTAGAACGCCAGGGGATTCCAGTTTTGGCAATGTTACCCAGAAGTCCACTATTACGTAGTGTCAGCGTTCGGGAATTGGTACATCAGTTGCAAGCGGAAGTACTTTGTCGTTCTGATCGCTTGGATTTGCTGGTTGAGAGCTTGACAATTGGAGCCATGAATGTTAATGCAGCTCTAGGGTATTTCCGCAAGCGAAATAATATGGCAGTGGTAACAGGAGGCGATCGCGCAGACATTCAGATGGCAGCGCTCGAAACTTCGACCCAATGCCTCATCCTCACGGGTCACATGCCACCCCAACCCTTTATCCTCAACCGGGCCGAAGAGTTAGAAATCCCTGTTTTGTCGGTTGACCTAGATACGCTCACCACGGTGGAAATTATTGACTGTGCCTTTGGTCAGGTACGCCTCCACGAACCCATCAAAGTACAGTGCATTCAACAACTGATGGATCAGTACTTTGACATCAATCGCCTGATGAGTCAGTTGGGTTTAGAAACCATCGTGTCAGCACATTCATAG
- a CDS encoding response regulator: MMTDSQETAKKILVIENEGIIRLALLNLLHDNGFLAMGAEDGLIGVKLAREVMPELIVCNVRMPGVSGYEVLRELRTHPITATIPFLFLSAESPQADMIQELQLDTERYLTKPYSSEQLLQAIAKALES, from the coding sequence ATGATGACTGATTCTCAAGAAACAGCCAAGAAGATATTGGTCATTGAGAACGAAGGGATTATACGTTTAGCCCTGCTCAATCTACTCCATGACAACGGATTTCTAGCTATGGGCGCTGAGGATGGTCTGATCGGAGTCAAACTAGCTAGAGAGGTTATGCCCGAGTTAATTGTGTGTAATGTCAGAATGCCAGGAGTGAGTGGATATGAGGTGTTGAGAGAGTTGCGTACTCATCCTATTACTGCAACAATTCCGTTTCTCTTTCTTAGCGCTGAATCACCTCAAGCTGACATGATTCAGGAGTTACAGCTAGACACAGAACGGTATCTGACGAAACCGTATTCCTCTGAGCAACTTCTACAAGCCATAGCTAAAGCACTTGAATCTTGA